Proteins from one Acidobacteriota bacterium genomic window:
- a CDS encoding ABC transporter ATP-binding protein yields MSDRAANHGSVEAAHALLVRDVVKRFGPNTALDHAGFELRRGERLALLGPNGAGKTTLVRCICGLAVPDSGEIEMLGWRLPPSGGRHELGFVPQEIALYPDLTANENLDAFGRFHGLRGGELRRAVDWALDWTGLADRAGDLTRTYSSGMKRRLNIACGVLHRPLILLLDEPTVGVDPQSRERIFAMLDELWHHGTSILLTTHQLEEAEQQSDRIVIIDHGHAIAEGTLTELIANTVGSNRRVIFKLAEACPKLDGMTIDGDHRELVAEVEDVALELPDLLIRIRESGGKVLDLDVHPPSLHSVFIHLTGRELRE; encoded by the coding sequence ATGAGTGATCGAGCCGCGAATCACGGCAGCGTCGAAGCTGCACACGCCCTGCTGGTCCGCGACGTGGTCAAGCGTTTCGGACCCAATACGGCCCTCGACCATGCCGGATTCGAGCTGCGACGGGGCGAACGTCTGGCCCTACTCGGGCCCAACGGCGCCGGCAAGACCACCCTGGTGCGATGCATCTGCGGCCTTGCGGTACCCGATTCCGGGGAGATCGAGATGCTGGGATGGCGTCTGCCCCCGAGCGGCGGGCGTCACGAGCTGGGCTTTGTCCCGCAGGAGATTGCTCTCTATCCCGATCTTACGGCCAACGAAAACCTCGACGCCTTCGGCCGCTTCCACGGACTCAGGGGCGGCGAGCTGCGTCGGGCGGTCGACTGGGCGCTGGATTGGACCGGTCTCGCCGACCGGGCCGGTGATCTGACGAGGACCTACTCGAGCGGCATGAAACGACGCCTCAACATCGCCTGCGGTGTCCTCCACCGGCCGCTCATCCTCCTTCTCGACGAGCCGACAGTTGGTGTTGATCCGCAGAGCCGCGAGCGGATCTTCGCCATGTTGGACGAGTTGTGGCACCACGGAACATCGATCCTGCTGACCACTCATCAGCTGGAGGAGGCGGAACAGCAGTCTGATCGGATCGTCATCATTGACCACGGCCACGCCATTGCCGAGGGCACGCTGACCGAGCTCATCGCGAACACGGTGGGCAGCAATCGAAGGGTGATCTTCAAGCTCGCCGAGGCGTGTCCGAAGCTCGACGGCATGACCATCGACGGCGATCACCGGGAGCTCGTCGCCGAGGTCGAGGATGTCGCCCTCGAACTCCCAGATCTGCTGATTCGAATCCGTGAGAGTGGTGGCAAGGTACTCGACCTCGACGTCCATCCCCCTTCGCTCCACTCCGTTTTCATCCACCTCACCGGCCGGGAGCTGCGCGAATGA
- a CDS encoding phytoene desaturase, translated as MPWREPPSEEYTLTVTRRTPVRQKRAAVIGSGFGGLTLAVRLQAAGIETTVIEKRDKPGGRAYVYEDEGYTFDGGPTIITAPPSLEEVFAAAGRDMSDFITLLPVMPFYRLYWEDGYTFDYSNDLEATTQQIADKSLSDVDGYMKFLDYAEEVFHEGYTKLAATPFLSFWSMIQVSPQLIRLQSYRSVYSIISKFIKDDHLRQVFSFHPLLVGGNPYTSSSIYTLIHYLERNWGVFFVKGGTGALVTALVDLFEELGGEIRLDSPVERIHTSNGGVTGVTTADGWHGEFDAVATNADVVHTYGTLLGDNDYARREAARLKSRRFSMSLFVVYFGVRRRHTQIAHHDILFGPRYKPHLREIFNGPEVSDDFSLYLHAPTLTDPSVAPEGCEAFYVLSPVPHLGNAPVNWSEEGPRYRDKILDYLEKRYLPNLQADIETVRIITPDHFKNTLNSHLGSAFSLEPILTQSAWFRVHNRDGKIGGLYFVGAGTHPGAGVPGVVNSAKATAGLMIGDLLGEGG; from the coding sequence CCGCCAAGCGAAGAGTACACTCTCACCGTCACGAGGAGGACCCCAGTGAGGCAGAAGCGCGCAGCGGTCATCGGTAGCGGATTCGGCGGTCTGACATTGGCCGTTCGTCTGCAAGCGGCGGGAATTGAAACAACTGTCATCGAGAAGCGTGACAAACCCGGCGGCCGCGCCTACGTCTACGAAGACGAGGGATACACCTTCGATGGCGGACCGACCATCATCACCGCCCCGCCCAGCCTCGAGGAGGTCTTCGCGGCCGCAGGTCGCGACATGTCGGACTTCATCACCCTGCTGCCGGTGATGCCCTTCTATCGGCTCTACTGGGAGGACGGTTACACCTTCGATTACTCGAATGATCTGGAGGCGACCACCCAACAGATCGCCGACAAGAGTTTAAGCGACGTTGACGGCTACATGAAATTTCTCGATTACGCCGAGGAGGTCTTCCACGAGGGTTACACCAAGCTCGCGGCGACGCCGTTCCTCAGTTTTTGGAGCATGATCCAGGTCTCGCCCCAGCTTATCCGGCTGCAGAGCTACCGCAGCGTCTACTCGATCATCTCCAAGTTCATCAAGGACGACCATTTGCGCCAGGTCTTCAGCTTCCACCCCTTGCTCGTCGGCGGCAACCCGTACACCTCATCTTCGATCTATACCTTGATTCACTACCTCGAGCGTAACTGGGGGGTCTTCTTCGTCAAGGGCGGTACCGGAGCGCTGGTTACCGCGTTGGTCGACCTCTTCGAGGAGCTCGGTGGCGAGATCCGCCTCGATTCTCCGGTGGAGCGGATCCACACATCCAACGGCGGGGTCACCGGGGTGACCACCGCAGATGGCTGGCACGGTGAGTTCGACGCCGTCGCAACAAACGCGGATGTGGTCCACACCTACGGCACCCTGCTCGGCGACAACGATTACGCCCGGCGTGAAGCGGCGCGGCTGAAGAGCAGGCGCTTCAGCATGTCGCTCTTTGTCGTTTATTTCGGGGTGCGGCGTCGGCACACCCAGATCGCCCACCACGACATCCTCTTCGGTCCGCGCTACAAACCCCACCTCCGCGAGATCTTCAACGGACCAGAAGTCTCCGACGACTTCTCACTCTATCTCCATGCCCCGACCCTGACCGATCCGTCGGTGGCGCCGGAGGGCTGCGAGGCCTTCTATGTCCTGTCGCCGGTCCCCCACCTCGGCAACGCGCCGGTCAACTGGAGCGAGGAGGGTCCAAGATACAGAGACAAAATCCTCGACTATCTCGAAAAACGCTACCTGCCGAATCTCCAGGCCGATATCGAGACCGTGCGGATCATCACCCCCGATCACTTCAAGAATACCCTCAACTCGCACCTCGGCTCGGCCTTTTCGCTCGAGCCGATCCTGACCCAGAGCGCCTGGTTCAGAGTCCACAATAGGGACGGGAAAATCGGCGGTCTGTACTTCGTCGGCGCCGGAACCCATCCGGGGGCCGGGGTCCCAGGCGTGGTCAACTCGGCCAAGGCAACCGCCGGATTGATGATCGGCGACCTCCTGGGCGAGGGAGGTTGA
- a CDS encoding phytoene/squalene synthase family protein — protein MDHVVNHGQAVIEKGSSSFAAAAKLFDPATRGRASMLYAWCRHCDDQTDDQELGFDGSQLPPEEGQARVDRLRAETLEALSGEPTSDPIYAGLQRVVADCDIPHRYPMEHLDGFVMDVEGRAYQNLDDTVEYCYHVAGVVGVMMAYVMGVRDEPTLDRATDLGLAFQLTNICRDVVEDAEVGRVYLPLDWLTDAGIPANRVAAPEHRDRVFEVVRRILFEADRYYQSAWLGISQLPPRSAWAVAAANAVYSDIGRLILERGPRAWDTRTSTSKARKIALVLGAGPRSWTARLWGKAPGDEPRDRLWTRPARSHE, from the coding sequence ATGGACCACGTCGTCAATCACGGGCAGGCCGTCATCGAAAAGGGCTCGAGCAGCTTCGCGGCCGCGGCGAAGCTCTTTGACCCTGCGACCCGTGGCCGCGCCTCCATGCTCTACGCCTGGTGCCGCCACTGCGATGATCAAACCGACGATCAGGAGCTCGGGTTCGACGGCTCGCAACTGCCTCCTGAAGAAGGGCAAGCGCGGGTTGATAGGCTGCGGGCCGAGACGCTGGAAGCCCTTTCCGGGGAACCCACCAGTGATCCGATCTACGCGGGTCTCCAGCGAGTGGTCGCCGACTGCGACATACCCCATCGCTATCCCATGGAGCACCTCGACGGTTTTGTCATGGATGTCGAGGGCCGCGCGTACCAGAACCTCGATGATACGGTGGAGTACTGCTACCACGTCGCCGGGGTGGTCGGGGTGATGATGGCCTACGTCATGGGCGTCCGGGACGAGCCAACCCTCGACCGCGCGACCGATCTCGGGCTCGCCTTCCAGCTGACCAACATCTGCCGCGATGTGGTGGAAGACGCCGAGGTCGGACGCGTATACCTCCCCCTCGACTGGCTGACCGACGCCGGTATCCCGGCCAACAGGGTCGCGGCGCCCGAGCACCGGGATCGCGTCTTCGAGGTGGTCCGGCGGATTCTTTTCGAGGCCGACCGCTACTACCAATCGGCCTGGCTGGGGATCTCTCAACTGCCGCCTCGTTCAGCCTGGGCGGTGGCGGCCGCTAACGCGGTCTACAGCGACATCGGCCGGCTGATCCTCGAGCGCGGTCCGCGTGCCTGGGACACGCGGACGTCAACCAGCAAGGCACGAAAAATTGCGCTCGTGCTCGGCGCCGGACCAAGGTCCTGGACGGCGAGATTGTGGGGCAAGGCGCCCGGTGACGAGCCGCGAGACCGGTTGTGGACGCGGCCGGCCCGCTCTCATGAGTGA